GTTTGGGGCGCGGCTCACTTTCTCTTCCGCATCAGGAGCGTTAGGGCGGCCAGCACAACCACTATCACTACCACCCCTATCACTAGCAACATTGTCATGTCCATGCCCCCTCCCGTGGTCCCACCTGGCTCTTGCGGAAAGGCATTGACCTCTGCTGACAACTCTCCCGCGCCGTTGGCATTAGTCGCTACCACCCAATATGTATAGGTTATGCCAGCCGTGGCTGTGGTGTCCTCATAGGTGAGGACATCAGGACCCAGAGTGGCTAAGAGCGTGGGCGTCCCTGAGCCCTGTCTGCGATAGACCTGATACCCCGTTATTGGAGAGCCTCCATCATAGGAGGGGGGTTGCCATGCCAAAGTGACCTTCCCTTCCCCAGATGTGGCCGTAAGATTTTGTGGGAAGGAAGGGGTGACTGAAGGTGGAGGGGATGCAATCGCAAATACCTCGTTAGAGAAGGGGCCGAGGCCAAATGGATTGAACGCCCTAACCTTATAATAGTACGTCACGCCCGGAGTCACCGTATAGTCAGTGTATGTTAATGTCCCCATAGGGATCGAAGCAAACGGTAACGTTTCATATACGCCAGGAGTGATGGACCTGAATATCTGATACACCGTAACTCCAGAACCTGCATCAGAAGGTGGATTCCAAGTAAGTACTATCATTCCCACTTGCCCCATGGCCACCAGTCCAGTCGGAGCCCCTGGCGCTGTACCAGTTTCAGACGGAGTGGCTGAGGCCTGCTCTGATTCTGGACTGGCGCCCACTTCATTCACCGCCTTCACGGCGTAATAGTAGGTGACCCCATTGGTCACTGCATCGTCATTCCAGCTGAACGTGCTGGCGTTTACACTCATTATATTATCTCCGATAATGCCGAAGACGGTGCTCCTGAATATGCGATATTCTACGATGGGAGAGCTTCCTTGGTTGGCGGGTGGTTCCCATGTCACTGTGACGTATCCGTCATGGCCTACCGCTACCACGTTTCTGGGAGCGGATGGCACAGCGGGTCCTGTCGGAGTGGCGCTAGCCACATTCGATGCTGGGCTTGAACCCTCGCTATTCACCGCCTTGACCTGATAATAATAGGTTATGCCATTGCTGACCATGGTATCGTTATAGGTAAGGCTGTTGGCTGGTGTGTTACCGATTGGGATAATGCCGATCCGATCGGCGCTCAGACCACGGAACACATCATACCGCAAGATGCTTGAGGAGCCGTTGCTGGAAGGGGCGTTCCACGTCAATACCACATATCTATTGTACCCGGTGGCAGTGAGATTCGTAGGTGCTGAGGGTGGCTGTGCAGCGAGCGAGGAGCCCGAGGCCTCATTCGAAGCTGGGCTATCCCCCACGGCATTCGTTGCCTTGACCACATAATAATAAGTACCAGGTGCCACCACGTCAGTATAGGTCAGAGTGGATGCGCTGACGGTGGCAATGGGGGTCGCACCTTGTCCTCCAGGAGTGGTGCCGCGGAATATCTTGTATCCTGTTATCGGTGAGCTGCCTTGGCTCGCAGGGGCGTTCCACGTAAGTATTACTTGTCCGAGAGAGCTTTGCGCGCTCAGCCCTAGAGGAGCGCTAGGTGGCGAGGAAGGCGTGGCAGCGGATGCCGATGCCTCGTTTGAGTAGTCATCAGCATCCCCATAGTTGTTCATGGCTAGCACGCGGTAGCGGTACGTGACTCCAGGAATCGCGCTATCATCCTCGTAGACCAGATTCAAAGCAGTCTCGTCCAGATATCCCAGGACATTCCACGAACCTCCCGTGTCATT
This sequence is a window from Methanomassiliicoccales archaeon. Protein-coding genes within it:
- a CDS encoding fibronectin type III domain-containing protein; amino-acid sequence: MIIDAEKLKQGFSLLVFIMLMITGALAIIGIPSQAQASTNLGDSGLGVGTAPSAPRDLTVDHGPGFNWLWWRHPVSQGSELIKRYEIWRGETPGGETLHDWVYVGSTYYEGTYLGGWEFYNDSTDVNVGTTYYYKIRAVSDAGSGPFSSEVSATPSYIGDVPLAPSVTGQNGIYSADVSWDWPSVPAGSPPARFFFTYRDPPIFFSDTWDEWLRDTSASDEAGFDTRVGSSYTYSVRAVNTYGQGDEGTVTVLIQGTGNLPSAPLNLNGYGFNKSVMLTWSRPSNPSAIGFESYEVWRATASNGPFTKITEQLTLWGYDGFFFDAGLTNGVTYWYKVRAKNTNGVSEFSNVIEATPTEFSLPFEVSHLMAYPGNNQVLLIWGSAWNATGYDIYRGESSGGEVKIDQIAGTNYYFDTSALNGHTYYYYVKPKRGSFVGNASNEVSVTPSVGEVPGPPVGLVATPDVEGAMLYLPSQTVTSILIGYEVYRNGTAPGTWDLAEAVVDLFAEYGFSWWDSGRIDSMNYQYKVRLKNLYGVGPFSDVVTSFGSPTGERPDSVSGLTATGGPGKITLQWPAPYSGTARLLYYRIERNDTGGSWNVLGYLDETALNLVYEDDSAIPGVTYRYRVLAMNNYGDADDYSNEASASAATPSSPPSAPLGLSAQSSLGQVILTWNAPASQGSSPITGYKIFRGTTPGGQGATPIATVSASTLTYTDVVAPGTYYYVVKATNAVGDSPASNEASGSSLAAQPPSAPTNLTATGYNRYVVLTWNAPSSNGSSSILRYDVFRGLSADRIGIIPIGNTPANSLTYNDTMVSNGITYYYQVKAVNSEGSSPASNVASATPTGPAVPSAPRNVVAVGHDGYVTVTWEPPANQGSSPIVEYRIFRSTVFGIIGDNIMSVNASTFSWNDDAVTNGVTYYYAVKAVNEVGASPESEQASATPSETGTAPGAPTGLVAMGQVGMIVLTWNPPSDAGSGVTVYQIFRSITPGVYETLPFASIPMGTLTYTDYTVTPGVTYYYKVRAFNPFGLGPFSNEVFAIASPPPSVTPSFPQNLTATSGEGKVTLAWQPPSYDGGSPITGYQVYRRQGSGTPTLLATLGPDVLTYEDTTATAGITYTYWVVATNANGAGELSAEVNAFPQEPGGTTGGGMDMTMLLVIGVVVIVVVLAALTLLMRKRK